A genomic region of Microlunatus sagamiharensis contains the following coding sequences:
- a CDS encoding Gfo/Idh/MocA family oxidoreductase, protein MVVRVGIVGAGIMGADHALTVQRFVSGAEVSLLADPDLQRAGAAAQAVGARAVDDPFGLVASDEVDAVVVASPDATHPALVRACVEAGKPVLCEKPLSPTLADSAALLDDLGERASLVSLGFMRRFDPGYTDLRATLAAGTVGAPVLVHSTGRGVSSAPGATSESAVTNSAVHDLDIVAWLLGSPVTEVSWHAPRQTLAAAFADPQLVLLRTADGVLSTVEMFLNARYGYDVRCEVVGESGTASLREPARTEVDTALAHGHAYGADWRPRFADAYRLELQAWVDGLGGGDAGPLASAHDGLVASAVADAVITSMHTGGAWTPVQVPAVGSVA, encoded by the coding sequence GTGGTCGTACGGGTGGGGATCGTCGGGGCGGGGATCATGGGCGCGGACCACGCGCTCACGGTGCAGCGGTTCGTGTCGGGCGCGGAGGTGTCGCTGCTCGCCGACCCCGACCTGCAGCGGGCGGGCGCCGCGGCGCAGGCGGTCGGGGCACGCGCGGTCGACGACCCCTTCGGTCTGGTCGCCTCCGACGAGGTCGACGCCGTCGTGGTCGCCTCGCCCGACGCCACCCACCCGGCGCTGGTCCGCGCGTGCGTCGAGGCCGGCAAGCCGGTGCTCTGCGAGAAGCCCCTCTCGCCCACCCTGGCCGACTCCGCCGCGCTGCTCGACGACCTCGGCGAGCGCGCCTCGCTGGTCTCGCTCGGCTTCATGCGCCGCTTCGACCCCGGCTACACCGACCTCCGCGCGACGCTGGCGGCGGGCACCGTCGGCGCGCCCGTCCTCGTCCACAGCACCGGGCGCGGCGTCTCCTCGGCCCCGGGCGCGACGTCGGAGTCCGCGGTGACGAACTCCGCCGTCCACGACCTCGACATCGTCGCGTGGCTGCTCGGCTCCCCCGTCACCGAGGTGAGCTGGCACGCCCCCCGCCAGACCTTGGCCGCCGCCTTCGCCGACCCGCAGCTGGTCCTGCTGCGCACCGCCGACGGCGTCCTCTCCACCGTCGAGATGTTCCTCAACGCCCGCTACGGCTACGACGTGCGCTGCGAGGTCGTCGGCGAGTCCGGCACCGCGAGCCTGCGCGAACCCGCCCGTACCGAGGTCGACACCGCCCTCGCCCACGGCCACGCGTACGGCGCCGACTGGCGCCCGCGCTTCGCCGACGCCTACCGCCTCGAGCTGCAGGCCTGGGTCGACGGCCTCGGCGGGGGCGACGCAGGGCCGCTGGCCAGCGCGCACGACGGGCTGGTCGCGAGCGCCGTCGCCGACGCGGTGATCACCTCGATGCACACCGGTGGAGCCTGGACCCCGGTCCAGGTGCCCGCGGTCGGCAGCGTCGCGTGA
- a CDS encoding Gfo/Idh/MocA family protein: MSPTAATSLPASRVPDPREAPALRWGVVGTGWIAERFVAALQRLTVQEVVAVGSRSEASAREFAGRFGLTHAHGSYESLVADPDVDVVYVATPHNRHRPHALLALEAGKHVLVEKPIALNAAEAREIADAAAARGLFCAEALWSLFTPKFDVVRQVLDSGLLGDISSVVADNGEWFAPDHRIQRHDLAGGPLLDLGTYPLALTHWVLGSSTDVLARGTDAPSGVNGQVGALLGFEGGARAVVHTSILANTPVALTIAGSEGSLEVPGVFYRPGPFSVVLTDGTRLDYDETAIAYDALAHQAAEVARRVLAGDTETPVRPLADSIATMALIDAVRAQIGQVWDEER, encoded by the coding sequence GTGAGCCCGACCGCCGCCACGTCGCTGCCCGCCTCGCGGGTGCCGGACCCGCGGGAGGCGCCCGCGCTGCGCTGGGGCGTCGTCGGCACCGGCTGGATCGCCGAGCGCTTCGTCGCCGCGCTGCAGCGGCTCACCGTCCAGGAGGTCGTGGCCGTCGGGAGCCGTTCCGAGGCGTCGGCACGGGAGTTCGCCGGGCGGTTCGGCCTCACGCACGCGCACGGCTCGTACGAGTCGCTCGTGGCCGACCCGGACGTCGACGTCGTCTACGTGGCGACGCCGCACAACCGGCACCGACCGCACGCGCTGCTCGCGCTCGAGGCCGGCAAGCACGTGCTGGTCGAGAAGCCGATCGCGCTCAACGCCGCCGAGGCCCGCGAGATCGCCGACGCGGCCGCCGCCCGCGGGCTCTTCTGCGCGGAGGCGCTCTGGTCGCTGTTCACGCCCAAGTTCGACGTCGTGCGCCAGGTGCTCGACTCCGGGCTGCTCGGTGACATCAGCAGCGTGGTCGCCGACAACGGGGAGTGGTTCGCGCCCGACCACCGCATCCAGCGCCACGACCTGGCCGGCGGGCCGTTGCTCGACCTGGGCACCTATCCGCTCGCGCTCACGCACTGGGTGCTCGGGTCGTCCACCGACGTGCTCGCCCGCGGCACCGACGCGCCGAGCGGGGTGAACGGCCAGGTCGGCGCGCTGCTGGGCTTCGAGGGCGGCGCCCGTGCCGTCGTGCACACCTCGATCCTGGCCAACACCCCGGTGGCCCTGACCATCGCGGGGTCGGAGGGTTCGCTGGAGGTGCCCGGCGTCTTCTACCGGCCCGGGCCCTTCTCGGTGGTGCTCACCGACGGCACCCGTCTGGACTACGACGAGACGGCCATCGCGTACGACGCCCTCGCCCACCAGGCCGCGGAGGTCGCGCGCAGGGTGCTCGCCGGGGACACGGAGACGCCCGTGCGCCCCCTCGCCGACTCGATCGCGACCATGGCGCTGATCGACGCCGTGCGCGCCCAGATCGGTCAGGTCTGGGACGAGGAGCGCTGA